In Rosa chinensis cultivar Old Blush chromosome 1, RchiOBHm-V2, whole genome shotgun sequence, a genomic segment contains:
- the LOC112182342 gene encoding vacuolar protein-sorting-associated protein 33 homolog — protein MAQIPNLDNAPLNLTHLREQSQKELVNILKNIRGKKCLVVDPKLSGSISLIIQTAILKEQGVELRHLSAETIQTDCSKVVYLVRSQLSLMKYISSHIHNDISKGLQREYFLYFVPRRSVACEKILEEETVHNLLTIGEYQLYTVPLDEDVLSFELDQSSKESLVDGDTSSLWHIAKAIHKLEFSFGVIPNVRAKGKASVRVADILNRMQAEEPVNSPDVVVPEINTLILLDREVDMVTPMCTQLTYEGLLDEFLHISNGSVEVDASMMGGQQEGKKMKVPLNSSDKLFKETRDLNFEVVVQILRQKATSMKQDYTEVTSNSQTVSELKDFVKKLNSLPEMTRHINLAQHLTTITSKSSFLGQLDMEHTIIEGQSFDMCLEYIEELIHKQEPLVTVLRLLILFSITNSGLPKKNFDYLRRELLHSYGFEHMVTLKNLEKAGLFKKQETKTNWLTVKRALQLVVEDTDTANPNDIAYAFSGYAPLSIRLVQHAVRSGWRPIEEILKLLPGPHSETKRGRFSSSASFDTLQGAANNVDKVADGRRSLVLVVFIGGVTFAEISALRFLSSQEGMAYDLIVGTTKIVSGHSLTETFVGKMDDL, from the exons GGTCGATCCGAAGCTCAGCGGCTCAATCTCGTTGATCATCCAGACTGCAATTCTCAAG GAACAAGGGGTTGAACTGCGTCATCTTTCGGCTGAGACTATTCAAACCGACTGTTCCAAAGTGGTTTACCTTGTACGCTCGCAGCTCAGTTTGATGAAATACATTAGCTCGCATATTCACAATGATATTTCCAAAGGATTACAGAGAGAATACTTTCTTTATTTTGTCCCTCGCCGTTCGGTTGCTTGTGAGAAG ATCCTCGAGGAGGAAACAGTCCACAACTTGTTGACTATAGGGGAGTACCAGCTATACACTGTTCCGTTGGACGAGGATGTTCTGTCATTTGAACTTGATCAATCTAGCAAG GAGAGCCTAGTTGATGGTGATACAAGCTCACTTTGGCATATTGCAAAAGCCATTCACAAGCTCGAG TTTTCTTTTGGGGTAATACCAAATGTGAGGGCAAAAGGAAAAGCATCAGTACGTGTTGCTGACATTCTAAACCGCATGCAAGCAGAGGAACCGGTTAACTCACCAGAT GTGGTTGTTCCAGAGATAAATACACTCATCCTTTTAGATCGTGAG GTGGACATGGTTACTCCCATGTGTACTCAGTTAACATACGAGGGGCTTCTGGATGAG TTTTTGCATATCAGTAATGGTTCTGTAGAGGTTGATGCATCCATGATGGGTGGCCAACAAGAGGGAAAGAAGATGAAAGTTCCACTTAATTCAAG TGACAAGCTGTTTAAAGAGACAAGAGATCTCAACTTTGAAGTTGTTGTCCAG ATTCTACGTCAAAAAGCAACATCCATGAAGCAGGACTACACTGAGGTGACTTCAAAT AGCCAGACAGTTTCTGAATTGAAGGATTTTGTCAAAAAGCTGAACTCGTTGCCAGAAATGACT AGGCACATAAATCTTGCTCAGCATCTGACGACTATCACATCAAAGTCCTCTTTCCTTGGACAACTTGACATGGAACACACAATTATTGAGGGTCAGAGTTTTGACAT GTGCTTAGAATACATTGAAGAACTGATCCATAAGCAGGAGCCCCTTGTAACTGTCCTCCGTCTCCTCATCTTATTTTCCATCACAAATTCTGGGTTGCCTAAGAAGAATTTTGACTATTTGAG GAGGGAACTACTTCATAGTTATGGGTTTGAGCACATGGTTACATTGAAAAATCTAGAGAAAGCTGGATTGTTTAAAAAGCAG GAGACAAAAACCAACTGGCTGACAGTTAAGCGTGCATTGCAACTCGTTGTTGAAGACACTGACACTGCAAA CCCCAATGACATCGCCTATGCCTTTTCTGGATATGCGCCTCTTAGCATTCGCCTCGTCCAGCACGCTGTTAGATCTGGATG GCGTCCTATTGAAGAGATTCTGAAGCTGTTACCTGGACCACATTCAGAGACAAAGAGA GGTCGATTCTCAAGCAGTGCATCATTTGACACTTTGCAGGGGGCGGCGAACAATGTAGACAA GGTAGCTGATGGGAGGCGCTCCCTTGTGCTTGTCGTCTTCATCGGAGGTGTAACATTTGCAGAGATTTCTGCCCTTCGATTTCTCAGTTCTCAG GAAGGAATGGCGTATGATTTGATAGTTGGGACAACAAAAATAGTCAGTGGCCATAGCTTGACGGAAACTTTTGTGGGGAAGATGGATGACCTGTAA
- the LOC112182344 gene encoding uncharacterized protein LOC112182344 isoform X5: MASTAGDLRNREIKLLKADGPQFVQRNDKLQGTKAVEPNNATSPHEVEVPSLDRLDLNENSNGAIEDFSDGTKAVEPNNATSPHEDAWLRKLLYGEGKRRRTMKWKRLPPPDADFSSLLEGLLDPPGVC; encoded by the exons ATGGCTTCCACAGCCGGGGATCTAAGGAATCGTGAAATCAAATTGCTCAAGGCCGATGGGCCTCAATTCGTCCAAAGAAACGATAAGCTTCAAG GCACCAAGGCGGTAGAACCAAATAATGCCACTTCTCCCCATGAAG TTGAGGTGCCTTCTTTAGATCGTCTTGATCTCAATGAGAACTCCAATGGTGCCATTGAGGACTTCTCTGATG GCACCAAGGCGGTAGAACCAAATAATGCCACTTCTCCCCATGAAG ATGCTTGGCTTCGTAAATTACTTTATGGTGAAG GTAAGCGTCGCCGCACTATGAAGTGGAAAAGACTCCCACCTCCAG ATGCAGATTTTAGTTCCCTTCTTGAGGGCCTTCTCGATCCTCCAGGAGTGTGTTGA
- the LOC112182346 gene encoding 60S ribosomal protein L34-1 — MVQCLVYRSRHSYPTKSNQHRIVKTPGGKLVYQTTKKRASGPKCPVTGKRIQGIPHLSPAEYKRSRLSRNRRTVNRAYGGVLSGAAVKERIIRAFLVEEQKIVKKVLKI; from the coding sequence ATGGTTCAGTGTCTCGTGTATCGCTCGCGTCACAGCTACCCCACCAAGTCCAACCAGCACAGGATCGTCAAAACCCCTGGAGGTAAGCTAGTGTACCAGACCACTAAGAAGAGGGCAAGCGGGCCCAAGTGTCCTGTTACTGGCAAGAGGATTCAAGGGATCCCTCATTTGAGCCCTGCTGAATACAAGAGGTCTAGGCTGTCTAGGAATCGGAGGACTGTTAATCGTGCCTATGGAGGAGTATTGTCTGGAGCTGCCGTCAAGGAGAGGATTATCCGCGCCTTTTTGGTTGAAGAACAAAAGATTGTGAAAAAGGTGTTGAAGATTTAG
- the LOC112182344 gene encoding uncharacterized protein LOC112182344 isoform X6: MASTAGDLRNREIKLLKADGPQFVQRNDKLQGTKAVEPNNATSPHEVEVPSLDRLDLNENSNGAIEDFSDGTKAVEPNNATSPHEDAWLRKLLYGEGKRRRTMKWKRLPPPDFSSLLEGLLDPPGVC, encoded by the exons ATGGCTTCCACAGCCGGGGATCTAAGGAATCGTGAAATCAAATTGCTCAAGGCCGATGGGCCTCAATTCGTCCAAAGAAACGATAAGCTTCAAG GCACCAAGGCGGTAGAACCAAATAATGCCACTTCTCCCCATGAAG TTGAGGTGCCTTCTTTAGATCGTCTTGATCTCAATGAGAACTCCAATGGTGCCATTGAGGACTTCTCTGATG GCACCAAGGCGGTAGAACCAAATAATGCCACTTCTCCCCATGAAG ATGCTTGGCTTCGTAAATTACTTTATGGTGAAG GTAAGCGTCGCCGCACTATGAAGTGGAAAAGACTCCCACCTCCAG ATTTTAGTTCCCTTCTTGAGGGCCTTCTCGATCCTCCAGGAGTGTGTTGA
- the LOC112194080 gene encoding uncharacterized protein LOC112194080 has translation MNRLTKWLQKDQEEAVTRSSRRALMMSAAALQIQTLEDEDSQWGGSSEGRTYKARDRELMDLRLKAQYFTDPCRDACGRLSLSTEQKLTCAMRMLAYGITADFCDDYLDIAKSTAIEILEHFTTAIWNVYHETYLRRPTPADLIRMISQLDPRKQRYMTDQ, from the exons atgaatcgtttgacgaaatggttgcagaaagatcaagaagaggcCGTCACGAGAAGCAGTCGACGAGCCTTGATGATGTCTGCCGCTGCCTTGCAAATCCAAACTCTGGAAGATGAGGATTCACAATGGGGTGGTTCTTCAGAAGGTCGTACCTATAAGGCCAGGGATCGAGAGCTGATGGATCTTCGACTCAAAGCTCAATACTTCACTGATCCGTGCAG AGATGCTTGTGGGAGACTAAGCTTATCCACTGAACAAAAGCTGACATGCGCCATGAGAATGCTCGCGTATGGCATCACAGCTGATTTCTGCGATGATTACCTAGATATTGCGAAGAGCACTGCCATTGAGATTTTGGAGCACTTCACAACAGCAATCTGGAATGTGTACCATGAGACTTACCTCCGCCGACCAACACCAGCGGAT TTGATCCGGATGATATCCCAACTAGACCCAAGAAAGCAGAGATATATGACAGACCAATAA
- the LOC112182341 gene encoding U-box domain-containing protein 14 — translation MGLTEDDPGRSVLSQLVDSVKAIAELPECRNVFRKMYGNFVRRVKLLSPLFEELRDSDKELGEEEVEAFESLGEALCSAMELIKSVNQGSKLYQALERDKVIAKFHQMTVKIEAALSKIPYGNFDMSEEVCEQIELVHAQFKRAKEKMDTLDSQLEMDLVIAVRDKDADTAIIKRLSEKLHLRTINDLKQESLAFHELVIASGGDLGDQFEQMQALFKKLNDYVVTENPEIDSSERDKGTIKHRSPVIPDDFRCPISLELMKDPVIVSTGQTYERSCIQKWLDAGHKTCPKTQQTLLHTAITPNYVLKSLIALWCESNGVELPKKQGNKSKKPGCSVSDCDRASIDSLLEKLAKGSSDEQRAAAGELRLLAKRNADNRVCIADAGAIPLLVELLSSPDPRTQEHAVTALLNLSINESNKGAIVIAGAIPDIVEVLKNGSMEARENAAATLFSLSVVDENKVQIGAAGAIPALIKLLCEGTPRGKKDAATAIFNLSIYQGNKARAVRAGIVTPLMRLLKDAGSGMVDEALAILAILASHHEGKVAIAQAEAIPVLVEVIRTGFPRNRENAAAVLWSLCTGDLQQLKLARELGAEEALQELSENGTDRAKRKAGNVLELLQRIDDPASP, via the exons ATGGGTCTGACGGAGGACGATCCGGGGAGGTCGGTGCTGAGTCAACTCGTTGACTCGGTGAAGGCGATTGCCGAGTTGCCGGAGTGCCGGAACGTGTTTAGGAAGATGTATGGGAATTTCGTGAGGAGGGTGAAGCTGTTGAGTCCTTTGTTTGAGGAGTTGAGGGATAGTGATAAGGAGCTTGGGGAAGAAGAAGTTGAGGCTTTTGAATCGCTGGGAGAGGCTTTGTGTTCGGCTATGGAGCTCATCAAGTCGGTCAACCAAGGCAGCAAGCTTTATCAG GCTTTGGAAAGAGACAAGGTTATTGCTAAATTTCACCAAATGACGGTTAAAATTGAAGCAGCATTGAGTAAAATTCCTTATGGAAACTTTGATATGTCAGAGGAGGTCTGCGAACAG ATTGAACTAGTACATGCTCAATTTAAAAGAGCAAAGGAAAAAATGGACACTCTTGACTCACAACTAGAGATGGATTTAGTCATAGCAGTGCGAGATAAAGATGCTGATACTGCAATAATTAAGAGACTTTCGGAGAAGCTGCACCTCAGAACCATCAACGATCTGAAACAAGAGTCACTTGCTTTCCATGAATTGGTTATAGCAAGTGGCGGAGATCTAGGGGACCAGTTTGAACAGATGCAAGCTCTTTTTAAGAAGCTAAATGACTATGTGGTgacagaaaacccagaaattgacAGCTCTGAACGTGACAAGGGCACAATCAAGCACAGATCTCCAGTTATCCCAGATGATTTCCGGTGTCCAATATCTCTAGAATTGATGAAAGATCCTGTCATTGTATCTACTGGACAG ACGTATGAAAGATCCTGTATTCAGAAGTGGTTGGATGCTGGACACAAAACCTGTCCCAAAACACAGCAGACATTATTGCACACGGCCATAACCCCAAACTATGTTCTGAAGAGTCTAATTGCTTTGTGGTGCGAGAGCAATGGCGTTGAGCTACCCAAAAAGCAAGGGAATAAAAGCAAAAAACCAGGATGCAGTGTTTCAGACTGTGATCGTGCTTCTATTGATTCTTTATTAGAAAAATTGGCAAAGGGGAGTTCAGATGAACAAAGAGCAGCTGCTGGAGAGCTCCGCTTGCTGGCAAAAAGGAATGCAGATAATAGAGTGTGTATTGCTGATGCAGGAGCCATCCCACTCCTTGTTGAGCTTCTATCCTCCCCAGATCCTCGGACCCAAGAGCACGCCGTTACAGCACTCCTTAACCTTTCAATAAATGAGAGTAACAAGGGAGCAATTGTCATTGCAGGAGCTATACCTGATATAGTAGAAGTTTTGAAAAATGGTAGCATGGAGGCTAGAGAAAATGCAGCTGCAACCCTTTTCAGCTTGTCTGTAGTAGATGAGAACAAGGTGCAAATTGGAGCTGCTGGGGCTATCCCAGCCCTTATAAAATTGCTCTGCGAGGGGACTCCAAGAGGAAAAAAGGATGCTGCTACAGCTATATTCAATCTTTCGATCTACCAGGGAAACAAGGCCAGGGCTGTAAGGGCTGGTATTGTGACCCCGCTGATGAGATTGCTCAAGGATGCGGGAAGTGGGATGGTGGATGAAGCTCTTGCAATCCTGGCCATTCTGGCGAGCCATCACGAAGGAAAGGTGGCAATTGCTCAAGCTGAGGCAATCCCAGTTTTGGTGGAAGTTATACGAACTGGTTTCCCACGGAACCGGGAGAATGCTGCTGCTGTGTTATGGTCATTATGCACAGGTGATTTGCAGCAGTTGAAACTAGCAAGGGAACTTGGTGCAGAAGAAGCATTGCAGGAACTTTCAGAAAATGGCACTGATAGGGCCAAGAGAAAAGCTGGAAATGTTTTAGAGCTCCTTCAACGAATCGATGACCCTGCTAGTCCATAA
- the LOC112169809 gene encoding SKP1-like protein 14: MSNVVRLRSSNNEVFEAAECMIAMSKTIQTMLNRFQDDQVVILPLEQVDSKTLAMVREWCDNHVTKSTLKQYQFVEGLDIDVLLHLLITANYLDIKELGNHMREAIAERAQRKALEEIDPRSFHTAVFLKG, from the coding sequence ATGTCAAATGTTGTGAGATTGCGGAGCTCGAACAACGAAGTGTTCGAAGCAGCCGAGTGCATGATAGCCATGTCCAAAACCATTCAGACAATGCTAAATAGGTTCCAAGACGACCAAGTGGTGATACTTCCACTGGAACAAGTGGATTCCAAAACCCTAGCCATGGTAAGAGAGTGGTGTGACAATCACGTCACGAAGAGCACCCTAAAACAGTACCAATTTGTGGAGGGACTCGATATAGACGTTCTCTTGCATCTCCTGATAACTGCAAACTATCTGGACATCAAGGAGTTGGGGAATCATATGCGCGAAGCGATTGCGGAGAGGGCTCAAAGGAAAGCACTTGAAGAGATCGATCCCAGAAGTTTTCATACTGcagtttttttgaaaggatga